A section of the Amycolatopsis sp. AA4 genome encodes:
- the cysC gene encoding adenylyl-sulfate kinase, producing MGGVTTVRLATAGSVDDGKSTLIGRLLFDSKTVFTDQLEAIERTSRDRGDAYPDLALLTDGLRAEREQGITIDVAHRYFATPKRKFIIADTPGHVQYTRNMVTGASTSDVALILVDARKGVLEQSRRHAFLASLLGIRHLVVCVNKMDLVGWSQERFEEIREEFRRFAMKLQTPDLTFVPMSALHGDNVVHRGASMPWYEGTSLLHHLEQVHVASDRNLVDARFPVQYVIREHSRDFRGYAGTVAGGVFKPGDEVTVLPSGFTTTVRAIWGPGGVEVPEAFASLAVTIELADELDLSRGDLICRPGNRPHVGQDVDAMVCWFSEQAALVPGANYLVRHTTRETKAEVRSLDYRLDVTTLHRDETAESLSLNEIGRIRLRTRQPLLFDPYARNRPTGGFLLVDEHSGDTVGAGMITGPSATAPNVVWHPAAVSRDERATRGRTVWLTGLSASGKSSVAVELERRLVASGRPAYLLDGDNLRHGLNADLGFAPAQRAENIRRVAEVAKLFADAGVVAVVSLISPYQADRELARAVHEAAGLPFLEVFVDTPLEVCEDRDPKGMYAKARAGEITGFTGVDAPYERPVSPDLVLRPENGDPAAMAALVLAALE from the coding sequence ATGGGCGGGGTTACGACGGTGCGGCTCGCGACCGCGGGCAGCGTGGACGACGGCAAATCGACCCTGATCGGCCGGTTGCTCTTCGATTCCAAGACGGTCTTCACCGATCAGCTCGAAGCGATCGAACGCACGAGCCGGGACCGCGGCGACGCGTACCCGGATCTTGCCCTGCTGACCGACGGGCTGCGCGCGGAACGCGAACAGGGCATCACCATCGACGTCGCGCACCGGTATTTCGCCACGCCGAAGCGGAAGTTCATCATCGCCGACACCCCGGGGCACGTGCAGTACACCCGGAACATGGTCACCGGAGCGTCCACTTCGGACGTCGCGCTGATCCTGGTCGACGCGCGCAAGGGCGTGCTCGAGCAGTCGCGCCGGCACGCGTTCCTGGCCAGTCTGCTGGGCATCCGGCACCTCGTGGTGTGCGTGAACAAAATGGATCTCGTCGGTTGGTCGCAGGAACGGTTCGAGGAAATCCGCGAGGAGTTCCGTCGCTTCGCGATGAAGTTGCAGACCCCGGATCTGACCTTCGTGCCGATGTCCGCGCTGCACGGCGACAACGTGGTGCACCGGGGCGCGAGCATGCCTTGGTACGAAGGCACTTCGCTGCTGCACCATCTGGAGCAGGTGCACGTGGCCTCCGATCGGAATCTGGTCGACGCGCGGTTTCCCGTGCAGTACGTGATTCGCGAGCACAGCCGGGATTTCCGCGGCTATGCCGGGACCGTGGCCGGTGGCGTGTTCAAGCCCGGCGACGAGGTGACCGTGCTGCCGTCCGGGTTCACCACGACTGTGCGCGCGATCTGGGGTCCCGGCGGGGTCGAGGTGCCCGAGGCGTTCGCGTCGCTGGCGGTCACGATCGAGCTTGCCGACGAGCTGGACCTCAGCCGCGGCGACCTGATCTGCCGCCCGGGCAACCGTCCGCACGTCGGCCAAGACGTCGACGCGATGGTGTGCTGGTTCTCCGAACAGGCGGCACTCGTTCCGGGCGCGAACTACCTGGTCCGGCACACGACCCGCGAGACCAAGGCCGAGGTCCGCTCCCTCGACTACCGGCTCGACGTCACCACGCTGCACCGCGACGAGACCGCGGAGTCGTTGTCGCTCAACGAGATCGGCCGGATCCGGTTGCGGACCCGGCAGCCGCTGCTGTTCGACCCCTATGCCCGCAACCGGCCGACCGGCGGCTTCCTGCTGGTCGACGAGCACTCCGGCGACACCGTCGGCGCGGGCATGATCACCGGCCCGAGCGCGACCGCGCCGAACGTGGTCTGGCATCCGGCGGCGGTGTCGAGGGACGAGCGCGCGACCCGCGGCCGGACGGTGTGGCTCACTGGGCTGTCCGCCTCGGGCAAGTCGAGCGTGGCCGTGGAGCTGGAGCGCAGGCTGGTCGCCTCGGGCCGCCCCGCCTACCTGCTCGACGGCGACAACCTCCGGCACGGGCTCAACGCCGACCTCGGATTCGCCCCGGCGCAGCGGGCCGAGAACATCCGCCGTGTCGCGGAGGTCGCCAAGCTGTTCGCCGACGCCGGGGTCGTGGCGGTGGTGTCGCTGATCAGCCCCTACCAGGCAGACCGCGAACTCGCCCGGGCCGTGCACGAAGCCGCGGGTCTGCCGTTTCTCGAAGTTTTCGTCGACACCCCGCTCGAAGTGTGCGAGGACCGCGATCCGAAGGGCATGTACGCGAAGGCGCGCGCGGGCGAAATCACCGGGT